One Actinospica robiniae DSM 44927 genomic region harbors:
- a CDS encoding VOC family protein has translation MFTSINISQIYVLDQDEALDFYVGKLGLEVNTDADLGFMRWLTVQVPGRPDRAILLEKPGPPRLDEATADQVRELLTKGAMGGSLFFTTDDCRKTYETLLAKGVEFTDELTERDYGTDCGLRDPFGNSIRFTQLSSAG, from the coding sequence ATGTTCACTTCGATCAACATTTCGCAGATCTACGTGCTCGACCAGGACGAGGCGCTGGACTTCTACGTCGGCAAGCTCGGCCTCGAGGTCAACACCGACGCCGATCTCGGCTTCATGCGGTGGCTCACCGTTCAGGTGCCCGGTCGGCCCGACCGCGCGATCCTGCTGGAGAAGCCCGGCCCGCCGCGGCTGGACGAGGCGACCGCGGACCAGGTCCGGGAGCTGCTCACCAAGGGCGCGATGGGCGGCTCGCTGTTCTTCACCACCGACGACTGCCGCAAGACCTACGAGACCTTGCTGGCCAAGGGCGTCGAGTTCACCGACGAGCTGACCGAACGCGACTACGGGACCGACTGCGGCCTGCGCGACCCCTTCGGCAACAGCATCCGCTTCACCCAGCTGAGCTCTGCCGGCTGA